The genomic region TACCTTGCTCGTGGGTTGCCGTATTGGTGGTGCTCGTGGGCACCGAAGCCGCTGCGCAGCCGCGCGTGGACGGACGGCGGAAGGCGGAGCAGGTCATCGTCCTGCGCGCAGGCGAAGCGCTGGCCGCACACGTGCTCCGGGTGGCGCCGGACGCGGCGACCCTGGTCCTCTTCGACGCGCCGGTGGTGCGTGAATCGGTGGATTCCCTGTCGCTCCAGTCCTTTGAGCGCGCCGAGGTGACGGAACGTTCGCTCGTGCTCCGGCCAGCAGAGGAACTGCGCCCAGGTACCTCCCTGCGCCTCACGGTGCGCTTCGCGGACGGCAAGGCGCCGAGGCAGGTGGAATTCGAGCTCACTTCGGACCCGGACGCGGTGGACACGCAGGTGGAGGTGCGGCGCGGGGAGAAGTCGGAAGCGCAGCTGGTCGCGGCCCTGGCAGAGCTGCGCGGGCGCTGTGCCGTGACGGAGGCCGCACTGGCGCCCCTGCGCACCCGATGCGCCCGGGCGGGGCTGGCCGGCCTCTTCGTCTCCGGCGAGTTGGACCGGGAATGGGGCGTGACGGCCCACCGCCCCGAGAGGCGGGCCGAGGCGCAGGGCGTCAGGGATGCGGAGCAAGCCACCGTGTTCCGCACCGGCGGCACGGTCATGGTGGGGATGGGACTGGAAAACCCGCTCGGGCAGCGCCCATGGGCGGCGGACTCGGCGCGGCTGGTGCGGCTGGACGCGGAGGGCCGGCCGCTGGAGGAGGCCCGACGGCTGCCCGTCGCCCTGGAGCCAGAGCGGGTGGGGCCTGGCGAGAGCGCGTGGGTGGCGGTGCAGTGGGAGGAGCCCCTGGAGGCTCCCGCCGCCGCGGTGCGGCTGGAGGTGATGGACGCCCATGGCCGGGGCCTGCGGTGGGAGCGGCTGGAGATTGTGCCTGCGGTGGCGGAGCCCCCCATGGCCCCGCGCTCGCGGGGCCGGAAGGTGGCGCCATGAGGGGGGGCCGAGGAGGCGGGGTGGCGCCGGGGACGCGGGGGCTGTCGCCGCTGACGTTGCCGGAGGGGACGCGGGTGGGGCGCTGGCGGGTGGTGCGGCAGGTGGGCCAGGGCGGCTTCGGCACGGTGTACGCGGTGCGCGAGGCGGACGCCGCGGCCGGGCCGCTGTACGCGCTGAAGCTGGCGCAGACGCCGGAGGACGCGGGCTTCGGACGCGAGGCGCAGGCGCTGCGACGGATGAGTCACCCGGGCGTGGTGCGGCTGGTGGAGGAGGGGCTGTGGGAGGCGGGGGCGGCGGGACACCCATACCTGGTGCTGGAGTACGCGCACGGCGAGGGCCTCTACCGCTGGGCCTGGCTGCGCAACCCCACCGCGCGGCAGGTGGCCGGGCTGCTGCTGCAGGTGGCCGAGGCGCTGGAGGCGGCCCACGCGGTGGGCGTGCTGCACCGAGACTTCAAGGGCGGCAATGTGGTGGTGGGGCCGGGCCCGCGCGCGCGGGTGCTGGACTGGGGCGCGGGCCTGCACCCCGAGGCGGAGGCCCTCACCTGCACCGGGCGCATGCCGCCGGGCACGCCCCTCTACTACAGCCCCCAGGTCGTGCGCTGGCGAGCGCGCGCCCTGCGCGGCGGAGGCGGGCGTTACCCGTACACGGTGGCGGACGAGTTGTACGCGGTGGGCGTCACCTTCCACCGGGTGCTGGCGGACGAGTACCCGCCGCTGCGGCTGGAGGACCTGGAGGACGAGGACGGCCTGGAGGCGCTGGCCTCCGGGCCGCCGGCCCTGCCCAACCCGCGCGTGCCCCCGGCGCTGGCGGCGCTCGTCATGGAACTGCTGGCGCCCCGGCCCGAGGCGCGCCCGGCCAGCATGGCCGCGCTGGCCGCCCGGGTGCGCGGGGCGCTGGAGGGCGCGGGGGCGGCGTGGGACGCGCCCCTCTTCGAGTGGTACTCCGGCCCTGAGAGCCAGTCGCGCACCACGGACGAGGACGGCGGGTGGGGGCCGGTGGCGCCCGGCGACGAGGCCGCCCTCCTCAAGGACCGGTGGCGGCGGCCCGAGGCGCAGGCGGACAGGGCCGCCGCGCGCTGGCTTCGGCGGCGTCACCCGCAGGCGCTGGCCGTGCAGGAAGCGGACGCGGCGGCGCAAGCCGCTTCCGAGGCCCGCGTCCCCGCCCCGGCGTCCTCGCCGGTGGAGGCGAAGGCCGGGGCGCGTCCGTCCCCGACAGTCCCGCCCCAGCCGCCCCTGTCGGCGCCAACGGCGGCGCCCCCGCTGGCGGCCAGTGGAGGCCCGGCCGCGCCTCAGGCGGAGCCGGTGGCGCCGGGGGCCGTGCCTGCTCCACCTGGGCATCGGGGCCGGAGCCTGGCCGTGGGCGCGGTGCTGCTGGCGGCGGTGGTGGGCGCGCTGGTGCTGGGGCGCTCCCGGGTGCCGCCCGCTTCCGGTCCCGTTGAGGCGGTGGACGCCAAAGTGGCGCCTGCGCCCAGGCCCCACCATGCTGCCGCCGAGGGGGCGGCTCCCGCTTCCTCTCCGCCCCCTTCTCCCCTGGAGCCCGCCATGCCCACCGCCTCCGCCCCGCCCGGCCCCGGACCGGGCCTCGTCTCCACCCTCAAGCGCGGCGTGGTGGCCGGTTGCGCCGCGGCCACCCTGGCCTGCCCGGGCCCCCAGGTGCGGCCCACGCCCGGCACGCCCTGTCCGGAGGGGGCGCTCGAGGCCATGAGGGAGCTCCGGCTCAACGTGGGGCGGCAGGTCAACATCTACGTGAACAAGGACAAGCCCGGCAGCGCGTCCGATCCGCTCTTCGTGCGCGACGGCGACATCGTCAGCCGCGTCTTCAGAAGCTCCTCGCTGCCGGACGGCACGCTGATAGAGGGCCGGCTGTGGACGCGGGGAGAAAGAATCTTTGGCCGCTACACGGCGCTGGAGCTGCCCAACGGGCGGCGCTACCCCGTCTGCCTCGTGCTGTGCAATGAGCGAGGCTGCCTGAAGCACTCCGCGTCCACGCCGGAGGCCCCCGCCCTCGCATTCGCGGAGGTCTTCAAGGTGGTGGACGTCTTCCCCTGAGCGCCTGGCGGCCCTGGATGTAAAGCCCTTTTGCAGAAACGGGCACGCTGGCGCGAGGACGCGAAAGTGGAGACGTAGGACCCACCACGTCATTCCGCCCGCGACGCCCTCATGGGTAGTCTCTTGTTGCCCGGTCGCGGTGGCTGTCCGCGCGGGTAGCAAGGAGTCCGCACGTCATGGCTGGAACGAGGAGCCCTGGAAGTGAAGGCGACGTTCTCCTGCGGGATGGGGACGCCATCTACGAGTTGGAGAGGGATTGGGGGCAGGACGCGCACGGCGTGAGGCGGCTGCTGGCGCGGCGCACCCAGGGGGGCACGAACGAGCTCCGCCTGCTCAAGTGGCTGGCCCTCCCCGAGGGGACTCCGCCCGCCCCGGAGGTGGCGCGGGCGCGGCGGCTCCTGGAGGCATCGGTCCGGCTCGCCGGCTACCTCCAGCACCCGTCCATTGCCCGGGTGTACGGCCTGCGCACCGTCCCTGGGGCGCTGCTCGTGGAGGAGGAGTACGTGCCGGGCCTGTCCCTGGACGACCTGGTGACGGTGAAGCTGGCCCGGGGCAGCGCATTCCCGGAGTCCTTCCTGGTGCACGTGGGGCTCCAGGTCGCCGTGGCGCTCGCCCACGCCCATGCGCGGACCGACGAGCGGGGCGTGCCGCTGGGCATCATCCACCGGGACCTCCACCCGTGCGGCATCCGCGTGCGTCCGGACGGCCAGGTGAAGCTGACGGACTTCGGGCTTTCCTGGTC from Pyxidicoccus trucidator harbors:
- a CDS encoding DUF2381 family protein — protein: MSLPCSWVAVLVVLVGTEAAAQPRVDGRRKAEQVIVLRAGEALAAHVLRVAPDAATLVLFDAPVVRESVDSLSLQSFERAEVTERSLVLRPAEELRPGTSLRLTVRFADGKAPRQVEFELTSDPDAVDTQVEVRRGEKSEAQLVAALAELRGRCAVTEAALAPLRTRCARAGLAGLFVSGELDREWGVTAHRPERRAEAQGVRDAEQATVFRTGGTVMVGMGLENPLGQRPWAADSARLVRLDAEGRPLEEARRLPVALEPERVGPGESAWVAVQWEEPLEAPAAAVRLEVMDAHGRGLRWERLEIVPAVAEPPMAPRSRGRKVAP
- a CDS encoding serine/threonine-protein kinase: MAPGTRGLSPLTLPEGTRVGRWRVVRQVGQGGFGTVYAVREADAAAGPLYALKLAQTPEDAGFGREAQALRRMSHPGVVRLVEEGLWEAGAAGHPYLVLEYAHGEGLYRWAWLRNPTARQVAGLLLQVAEALEAAHAVGVLHRDFKGGNVVVGPGPRARVLDWGAGLHPEAEALTCTGRMPPGTPLYYSPQVVRWRARALRGGGGRYPYTVADELYAVGVTFHRVLADEYPPLRLEDLEDEDGLEALASGPPALPNPRVPPALAALVMELLAPRPEARPASMAALAARVRGALEGAGAAWDAPLFEWYSGPESQSRTTDEDGGWGPVAPGDEAALLKDRWRRPEAQADRAAARWLRRRHPQALAVQEADAAAQAASEARVPAPASSPVEAKAGARPSPTVPPQPPLSAPTAAPPLAASGGPAAPQAEPVAPGAVPAPPGHRGRSLAVGAVLLAAVVGALVLGRSRVPPASGPVEAVDAKVAPAPRPHHAAAEGAAPASSPPPSPLEPAMPTASAPPGPGPGLVSTLKRGVVAGCAAATLACPGPQVRPTPGTPCPEGALEAMRELRLNVGRQVNIYVNKDKPGSASDPLFVRDGDIVSRVFRSSSLPDGTLIEGRLWTRGERIFGRYTALELPNGRRYPVCLVLCNERGCLKHSASTPEAPALAFAEVFKVVDVFP